CAGTACGACGCAGCCCGCACCCTCCTACAAGACCGCATCCCCTGACCCGTCCCGTGGCGGGAGTCAGTCTTGGCCGGGGGGGCCGAAGCCGCGCGTGCCGTTGCGGCGGCGAAGCATCAGGGCGACGACCGTGCCGACGATGGCGACGGCTGCGATCAGGCCGACGATCGGGCTGCGGCCCGGCGCCAGGGTCTCGGGGGCGGGGCTCGGGTCGGACGTCACGGCCGTGTCCGCCGGGGCGTCGGTCGCGGTCGGCTGGTCGCTCGCCGCGTCGTCGGACAGGGCTGCGATCGCCGGGGCGTCCGACGCCGCAGCGAGCGTCGGGTCCTCGGTCGGTTCGGGTGACGCCGTCGGTTCGGGCGCGGGGACTGCCAGCACGAACGTGAACGTCCCCTCGATCGGGTGCCCGTCGGACGAGACGGCGCGCCAGGCGACGTCGTAGTCGCCGTTCGCCAGGTCGGGCGGGAGCGGGACGGTGACCGTGACGCCGTCGACCTCCGGGGCGGGCGCGCCGACGTCGGCACCACCCGTGGTGACCACCACCTGGGTGCCCGTGTCGAGCACCGCGTCGCTGAACTCCAGCGTGAGCACGGCGGGCAGCACGTCGAGCGTGGCGCCGTCGGCGGGGTCGGAGGAGACGAGCCGGTCGTGGGCGCTCGCGGGGGTCGCGAGCCCGACGAGGGCGAGCCCCGCAGCCACCAGGGCGAGGAGAAGACGACGGGCCGAGAAGGCAGACGACATGCCCGAAACCCTAGCCCGGCCCGGACCCCATCCGAGCTGTCAGAGGCCAGCGAGCGCAGGGACTCGCGTGCTTCTGACAGCTCCAGCAGGCCCCGGGGTTGTCAGAGCGTGGCAAGGGCGTGGGCTTGCCACCCTCTGACAGGGCCAGGCGGGGAGGCCGAGCGACGCCCGGTCGGCGGGTGACGGGACGGCAGGTCGGGGCGGGGTCCGGCAGACTGCGGGCATGGCTTCTGGCTCGTTCTGGTCCTCCTACTCGCACGGGTTTGCCCGGGTCGCGGCCGTGACGGTTCCGGTCCGCGTCGCCGACCCGGCGGCCAACGCGGCCGTCGTCGTCGAGCAGGCGCGGGCGTGCCACGGCGAGGGGGTCGCCGTCGCCGTCTTCCCCGAGCTGTGCCTGACCGGGTACGCCATCGACGACCTGTTCCTGCAGGACCCGCTGCTGGAGGCCGCGGCCGACGCGCTCGCCGTCGTCGTCGACGCCTCCGCGGACCTCATGACAGTCCTCGTCGTCGGGCTGCCCCTCGAGGCGGGGGGCCGGGTGCTGAACTGCGCCGCCGTCGTGCACCGGGGCCGGATCCTCGGCGTCGCGCCCAAGTCGTACCTGCCCACCTACCGCGAGTTCTACGAGCGCCGCTGGTTCGCCCCCGGTGACGACCGGCGCGGCGCGACGATCCGCGTGCTCGGCGAGGACGTCCCGTTCGGCCCGGACCTCATCTTCGAGGCGTCCGATGTCGCAGGCCTGCGGGTGCACGTCGAGGTCTGCGAGGACATGTGGGTGCCGGTGCCGCCGTCGGCGGAGGCGGCGCTCGCGGGGGCGACGGTGCTGGCGAACCTGTCGGCGTCGCCCATCACGGTGGCGCGCGCGGAGGACCGGCGGCTGATGGTCCGCTCGGCGAGCGCCCGGTGCAGCGCGGCCTACGTGTACGCCGCCGCCGCCCAGGGCGAGTCGTCCACCGACCTGTCCTGGGACGGCCAGACGATGGTCTACGAGTGCGGCGACCTGCTCGGGGAGTCGGAGCGGTTCCCGGACGGGCCGCGGCGCACGGTCGTCGACGTCGACCTGGACCGGCTGCGGCAGGAGCGGCTGCGGCAGGGCACGTTCGACGACAACCGCCGCACGCTCGCGGCCCGCACGGGCAGCTTCCGGACGGTCGGGTTCGAGCTCGCCCCGCCGTCGTCGGACCTCGGTCTGAGGCGGAAGGTCGACCGGTTCCCGTTCGTGCCCGACGACGCGGAGCGGCTCGCGCTCGACTGCTACGAGGCGTACAACATCCAGGTCACCGCGCTGGAGCAGCGGCTGACGTCGATCGGCCGGCCGAAGATCGTCATCGGGGTCTCGGGCGGCCTGGACTCGACGCACGCGCTGATCGTGGCGGCCAAGGCGATGGACCGGCTCGGCCGCCCGCGCGAGGACATCCTGGCGTACACGCTGCCGGGCTTCGCGACGGGCACGGAGACGAAGGACCGCGCGTGGCGGCTGGGCCGGTCGCTGGGCGTGAGCTTCGAGGAGATCGACATCCGGCCTGCGGCGACGCAGCTCCTCACGGATCTGGGCCACCCGTTCGGCCGCGGCGAGCCTGTGTACGACGTGACGTTCGAAAATGTACAAGCCGGGTTGCGCACCGACTATCTGTTCCGCCTCGCGAACCACAACGGCGGCATCGTGCTGGGCACGGGCGACCTGTCGGAGCTCGCGCTGGGCTGGGCGACGTACGGCGTGGGCGACCAGATGTCGCACTACGTCATCAACTCGGGCGTGCCGAAGACGTTGATCCAGCACCTGATCCGGTGGGTGATCTCGACGTCGCAGTTCGGCGCCGAGACGGACACCGTGCTGGCCGAGATCCTCGACCAGGAGATCTCCCCCGAGCTCGTGCCCGCGGGCGCGGACGGGGCGCTGCAGTCCACCGAGGCGAAGATCGGCCCGTACCCGCTGCAGGACTTCACGCTGTACTGGACGCTGCGGTACGGCCTGCGGCCGTCCAAGATCGCGTTCCTGCAGTGGCACGCGTGGCACGACGCCGCGGCGGGCGAGTGGCCGCCCGGCTTCCCGCACGACGAGCGGTCGGCGTACGACCTGGCCACGATCCGACGCTGGATGTCGCTGTTCTTCCGCCGGTTCTTCGCGAACCAGTTCAAGCGCTCGGCGATCCCGAACGGTCCGAAGGTCTCGGCCGGCGGCACGCTGTCGCCGCGCGGCGACTGGCGGATGCCGTCCGACGCGTCGGCGGCGGCGTGGCTGGCCGACCTGGAGAACGTGCCCACCTCTTGACTTTCCCGTCAGGAAAGTGGAGTCTCTTTCCTAACAGGAAAGAGAGGGACGATCATGAACATCACTCCTGAGGAAGCCCGCGCCGCACTCGTGGCCGCCGACGCCGGTCACCACGCGGTGGCCGACGAGGTCGGGGTCCCCGGCTGGTACTGGTGGGGGCTCGGCGCCGCCTGGATCGGGTTCGGCGTCATCGCCGACCTCGACGTCTTCTGGCTCACCATCGCCGTCACCCTGGCCTTCGGCATCGCCCACGCCCAGGTCTTCGCGCGCGTCGCCCACGGCCGACGCCGCACCGGCGCCGTCCAAGTGCGCCGCGACGTCGCCGGCCGCCGCACCATGCTCCACGTGTGGCTGCTGCTGCTCGCGCTCGCCGCCGCCGGGGTCGCCTTCGCGCTGCTCGTCGCCGCCGACGGCGCAGCCCACCCCGCGATCATCGGCGCCGTGCTCCCGGCCGCCGTCGTCGTCGCGGGCGGGCCGACCCTCGTGCGCTGGTCGACGCGCCGCCAGGCCGCCCGGAGGGACGGATGAGCGCGTCACCCGAGGGCGACGCCATCGCCGTCGTCCCCCGGTTCGACGAGCTCATCCACCCGGCCACCCGCCTCCAGCTGGCGGCGGCGCTCGCCGCCGCCGACTGGGCCGAGTTCGCGTTCCTGCGCGACAAGCTCGGGCTGTCCGACTCGGCGCTGTCCAAACAGCTCGGCGCCCTGGAGGACGCCGGGTACGTCACCACGGACCGCGTGCTCGACGGCGGACGACGGCGCCTGCGCGCCCGGCTCACACCGCGCGGGCGTGACGCCCTCGTCGGCCACCTGGCCGCACTGAAGGCCCTGCTGGACGGGGCGTGAGCCCCGCCCAGGGTCACCGTTGGAAGAACGCCGGGACGCCGTTGCTGGCAGGTGCGGACTTGCCCTTCAGGACGACACGGACGTCGACGGCCTCCATGCGGTAGCCGAACCCTGCCGACCCGGACGACTGCCCGTTGGTCGCCCAGCCCGTCCAGCCGATGTTCTGGACATGAGTCCGGTAGTAGATGCGGTATTCGCTCGACGACGGCAGGTTCAGCCGGATCGCCTCCATGCGCAGGCCCTGGCCCTCGGTGCCGACGATGCCGCCGTTGTGGGAGACCGAGACCGGGGCCATCCATCCGCGGTTCTGGACGTGGGCCTGCGCCGTCAGGGGACCATCGCCCAGGTAGTTGAGGTTCAGGGCCTCCAGGCGAAGACCGCGGCCCGTGGTCCCGAGGACGGTGCCGCCGCGGACGGGGTCCTGCCACCCGATGTTCTGGACGTGGGCCTGAGCCAGGATGAGCGAGCCGGGGTCGTTCTGCCAATAGATGAACGACTCACGGTTCCCGGACTGCGCGGGTGCCGCACTGCCCTTGGGCAGCAGACGGATCTCCAGGGCCTCGATGCGCAGGCTCTCCTCTGCGGAGCCCGCAGGGGAACCGTTCGACGTCCACGCGAGCCAACCGTGGTTCTGGATGTGCGCGCGGTACCAGAGGTCGTAGTACCGGGCGACCTCTCCCGTCAGGCCGAGCGTGACGGCCTCGACGCGCAGCCCACGGCCCGTCGTCCCGATCGTGGCCCCGTCCGGCACGTAGTCCGTCCACCCGATGTTCTGCACGTGCGCCTGCGCCAGGATCCCGCCCTGGTGGGTGGAGCTCGTCAGCTTGAGCTGCAACGCCTCGAGGCGCAGCGCCCGGCCCGTGGTCCCGACGACGCCGTTGCCCGTCCGCCACGGCTGCCACCCGATCGACTGCACGTGGCCGCGCACGGCGATCTGGGGGGCCACGGGATCCGCGGCTGCCTGCGCGGGTGCTGCGCCCGCGAGCGCGGCGACGGCCAGGAGGGCGCTGACCCAGGCGAGGAGGCGTACCCGGCGTGCGGGTGGGAGTACGGGCATCGGTGCTCCGGTCTCGAAAGGGCTGCAGCCATGCGGGGGGTCGCGAACTGCGAGCTCGCGCCCGAGGGTAGCGGTCCACGACCCGTCCGCACAGGGTGATTCCACACCCTCTTTCCGCGCGCTACCGCCCCGTGAGGAACGCGTGCATGATCGGCCCCGACGTCGTCGATCCGCGCTCGCCGACCTCGACGAACACCGCGACGGCGAGGTCGCCTGCGATGGCGATCATCCAGGTGTGCTGCTGGGTGCCGTCGCCGAACTGGGCGGTGCCGGTCTTGGCCCCGACGATGCCGGGCACGTCCTGCAGCAGGCGAGCGCTGCCGTTCTCGACGACGCCACCCATGAGGGAGCGCAGGGTCTCGGCCTCGGCCGCGGTGAGGGCCGACTCCGGCACCTCCTTCGGCTCCGCGGGGGTCTCGGGCCGCACCAGCACCGGGTCGACGCGC
The Xylanimonas cellulosilytica DSM 15894 DNA segment above includes these coding regions:
- a CDS encoding hydrophobic protein; translation: MPVLPPARRVRLLAWVSALLAVAALAGAAPAQAAADPVAPQIAVRGHVQSIGWQPWRTGNGVVGTTGRALRLEALQLKLTSSTHQGGILAQAHVQNIGWTDYVPDGATIGTTGRGLRVEAVTLGLTGEVARYYDLWYRAHIQNHGWLAWTSNGSPAGSAEESLRIEALEIRLLPKGSAAPAQSGNRESFIYWQNDPGSLILAQAHVQNIGWQDPVRGGTVLGTTGRGLRLEALNLNYLGDGPLTAQAHVQNRGWMAPVSVSHNGGIVGTEGQGLRMEAIRLNLPSSSEYRIYYRTHVQNIGWTGWATNGQSSGSAGFGYRMEAVDVRVVLKGKSAPASNGVPAFFQR
- a CDS encoding NAD(+) synthase, translated to MASGSFWSSYSHGFARVAAVTVPVRVADPAANAAVVVEQARACHGEGVAVAVFPELCLTGYAIDDLFLQDPLLEAAADALAVVVDASADLMTVLVVGLPLEAGGRVLNCAAVVHRGRILGVAPKSYLPTYREFYERRWFAPGDDRRGATIRVLGEDVPFGPDLIFEASDVAGLRVHVEVCEDMWVPVPPSAEAALAGATVLANLSASPITVARAEDRRLMVRSASARCSAAYVYAAAAQGESSTDLSWDGQTMVYECGDLLGESERFPDGPRRTVVDVDLDRLRQERLRQGTFDDNRRTLAARTGSFRTVGFELAPPSSDLGLRRKVDRFPFVPDDAERLALDCYEAYNIQVTALEQRLTSIGRPKIVIGVSGGLDSTHALIVAAKAMDRLGRPREDILAYTLPGFATGTETKDRAWRLGRSLGVSFEEIDIRPAATQLLTDLGHPFGRGEPVYDVTFENVQAGLRTDYLFRLANHNGGIVLGTGDLSELALGWATYGVGDQMSHYVINSGVPKTLIQHLIRWVISTSQFGAETDTVLAEILDQEISPELVPAGADGALQSTEAKIGPYPLQDFTLYWTLRYGLRPSKIAFLQWHAWHDAAAGEWPPGFPHDERSAYDLATIRRWMSLFFRRFFANQFKRSAIPNGPKVSAGGTLSPRGDWRMPSDASAAAWLADLENVPTS
- a CDS encoding copper resistance CopC family protein, translating into MSSAFSARRLLLALVAAGLALVGLATPASAHDRLVSSDPADGATLDVLPAVLTLEFSDAVLDTGTQVVVTTGGADVGAPAPEVDGVTVTVPLPPDLANGDYDVAWRAVSSDGHPIEGTFTFVLAVPAPEPTASPEPTEDPTLAAASDAPAIAALSDDAASDQPTATDAPADTAVTSDPSPAPETLAPGRSPIVGLIAAVAIVGTVVALMLRRRNGTRGFGPPGQD
- a CDS encoding transcriptional regulator, producing MSASPEGDAIAVVPRFDELIHPATRLQLAAALAAADWAEFAFLRDKLGLSDSALSKQLGALEDAGYVTTDRVLDGGRRRLRARLTPRGRDALVGHLAALKALLDGA